A single Theropithecus gelada isolate Dixy chromosome 7b, Tgel_1.0, whole genome shotgun sequence DNA region contains:
- the EFS gene encoding embryonal Fyn-associated substrate isoform X2: MAIATSVYVVPPPARPCPTSGPPAGPCPPSPDPIYKIPRASGTQLAAPRDVLEVYDVPPTALRVLSSSPYDCPASFSHPLTRVALQPPEEDDAPYDVPLTPKPPAELEPDLEWEGGREPGPPIYAAPSNLKRASALLNLYEAPEELLADGEGGGTDEGIYDVPLLGPEAPPSPEPPGALASHDQDTLAQLLARSPPPPHRPRLPSAESLSRRPLPALPVPEAPSPSPVPSPAPGRKGSIQDRPLPPPPPRLPGYGGPKVEGDPEGREMEDDPAGHHNEYEGIPMAEEYDYVHLKGMDKAQGSRPPDQACTRDPELPERGMPALQEALSPGEPLVLSTGDLQLLHFYAGQCQSHYSALQVAVAALMSSTQANQPPRLFVPHSKRVVVAAHRLVFVGDTLGRLAASAPLRAQVRTGGTALGQALRATVLAVKGAALGYPSSPAVQEMMQCVTELAGQALRFTTLLTSLAP; this comes from the exons GTGTATGTGGTGCCGCCCCCAGCTCGGCCCTGTCCAACCTCAGGACCTCCGGCTGGACCTTGCCCACCCTCTCCTGACCCCATCTACAAGATCCCCAGAGCCAGTGGTACCCAGCTGGCTGCTCCCAGAGATGTCTTAGAG GTCTACGATGTGCCCCCTACCGCCCTTCGGGTGCTCTCCAGTAGCCCCTATGACTGCCCTGCCTCCTTTTCCCACCCTCTGACCCGGGTTGCCCTGCAGCCCCCTGAAGAGGATGATGCTCCCTATGATGTGCCTCTGACCCCAAAGCCACCTGCAGAGCTGGAACCAGATCTGGAGTGGGAAGGAGGCCGAGAACCAGGGCCCCCCATCTACGCTGCCCCCTCCAACCTGAAACGAGCGTCAGCCTTACTCAATCTGTATGAAGCACCCGAGGAACTGCTGGCAGATGGGGAAGGTGGGGGCACTGATGAGGGGATCTACGATGTGCCTCTGCTGGGGCCAGAGGCTCCCCCTTCTCCAGAGCCCCCTGGAGCACTGGCCTCCCATGACCAGGACACCCTGGCCCAGCTTCTGGCCAGAAGCCCCCCACCTCCACACAGGCCCCGGCTCCCCTCAGCTGAGAGCCTGTCCCGCCGCCCTCTGCCTGCCCTGCCTGTCCCtgaggcccccagcccctccccagtgccctctcctgccccaggaCGGAAGGGCAGCATCCAGGACCggcctctgcccccacccccaccccgcctgCCTGGCTATGGGGGCCCCAAGGTCGAGGGGGATCCAGAGGGCAGGGAGATGGAGGATGACCCAGCAGGACACCACAATGAGTACGAGGGCATTCCAATGGCCGAGGAGTATGACTATGTCCACCTGAAG GGCATGGACAAAGCTCAGGGATCTAGGCCCCCGGATCAGGCCTGCACAAGGGATCCTGAACTGCCAGAGAGGGGAATGCCGGCGCTGCAG GAGGCCCTGTCCCCAGGGGAGCCACTGGTTCTGTCCACCGGAGATCTACAGCTCCTGCACTTCTACGCTGGTCAATGCCAGAGCCACTACTCGGCCCTGCAAGTGGCCGTGGCAGCCCTGATGTCCAGTACCCAGGCTAATCAGCCCCCGCGACTCTTCGTGCCCCATAGCAAGAGGGTGGTGGTGGCTGCTCATCGCCTGGTGTTTGTTGGGGACACCCTAGGCCGGCTGGCAGCCTCTGCCCCTCTGAGAGCACAGGTTAGGACTGGAGGTACAGCACTAGGCCAGGCATTGCGGGCCACTGTGCTGGCTGTCAAGGGAGCTGCCCTGGGCTACCCATCCAGCCCTGCCGTCCAAGAGATGATGCAGTGTGTAACAGAACTGGCAGGGCAGGCCCTGCGATTCACCACCCTGCTCACTAGCCTGGCTCCCTGA
- the EFS gene encoding embryonal Fyn-associated substrate isoform X3, whose product MAIATSVYVVPPPARPCPTSGPPAGPCPPSPDPIYKIPRASGTQLAAPRDVLEVYDVPPTALRVLSSSPYDCPASFSHPLTRVALQPPEEDDAPPSPEPPGALASHDQDTLAQLLARSPPPPHRPRLPSAESLSRRPLPALPVPEAPSPSPVPSPAPGRKGSIQDRPLPPPPPRLPGYGGPKVEGDPEGREMEDDPAGHHNEYEGIPMAEEYDYVHLKGMDKAQGSRPPDQACTRDPELPERGMPALQEALSPGEPLVLSTGDLQLLHFYAGQCQSHYSALQVAVAALMSSTQANQPPRLFVPHSKRVVVAAHRLVFVGDTLGRLAASAPLRAQVRTGGTALGQALRATVLAVKGAALGYPSSPAVQEMMQCVTELAGQALRFTTLLTSLAP is encoded by the exons GTGTATGTGGTGCCGCCCCCAGCTCGGCCCTGTCCAACCTCAGGACCTCCGGCTGGACCTTGCCCACCCTCTCCTGACCCCATCTACAAGATCCCCAGAGCCAGTGGTACCCAGCTGGCTGCTCCCAGAGATGTCTTAGAG GTCTACGATGTGCCCCCTACCGCCCTTCGGGTGCTCTCCAGTAGCCCCTATGACTGCCCTGCCTCCTTTTCCCACCCTCTGACCCGGGTTGCCCTGCAGCCCCCTGAAGAGGATGAT GCTCCCCCTTCTCCAGAGCCCCCTGGAGCACTGGCCTCCCATGACCAGGACACCCTGGCCCAGCTTCTGGCCAGAAGCCCCCCACCTCCACACAGGCCCCGGCTCCCCTCAGCTGAGAGCCTGTCCCGCCGCCCTCTGCCTGCCCTGCCTGTCCCtgaggcccccagcccctccccagtgccctctcctgccccaggaCGGAAGGGCAGCATCCAGGACCggcctctgcccccacccccaccccgcctgCCTGGCTATGGGGGCCCCAAGGTCGAGGGGGATCCAGAGGGCAGGGAGATGGAGGATGACCCAGCAGGACACCACAATGAGTACGAGGGCATTCCAATGGCCGAGGAGTATGACTATGTCCACCTGAAG GGCATGGACAAAGCTCAGGGATCTAGGCCCCCGGATCAGGCCTGCACAAGGGATCCTGAACTGCCAGAGAGGGGAATGCCGGCGCTGCAG GAGGCCCTGTCCCCAGGGGAGCCACTGGTTCTGTCCACCGGAGATCTACAGCTCCTGCACTTCTACGCTGGTCAATGCCAGAGCCACTACTCGGCCCTGCAAGTGGCCGTGGCAGCCCTGATGTCCAGTACCCAGGCTAATCAGCCCCCGCGACTCTTCGTGCCCCATAGCAAGAGGGTGGTGGTGGCTGCTCATCGCCTGGTGTTTGTTGGGGACACCCTAGGCCGGCTGGCAGCCTCTGCCCCTCTGAGAGCACAGGTTAGGACTGGAGGTACAGCACTAGGCCAGGCATTGCGGGCCACTGTGCTGGCTGTCAAGGGAGCTGCCCTGGGCTACCCATCCAGCCCTGCCGTCCAAGAGATGATGCAGTGTGTAACAGAACTGGCAGGGCAGGCCCTGCGATTCACCACCCTGCTCACTAGCCTGGCTCCCTGA
- the SLC22A17 gene encoding solute carrier family 22 member 17 isoform X1, with product MASDPIFTLAPPLHCHYGAFPPNASGWEQPPNASGVSVASAALAASAASRVATSTDPSCSGFAPPDFNHCLKDWDYNGLPVLTTNAIGQWDLVCDLGWQVILEQILFILGFASGYLFLGYPADRFGRRGIVLLTLGLVGPCGVGGAAAGSSTGVMALRFLLGFLLAGVDLGVYLMRLELCDPTQRLRVALAGELVGVGGHFLFLGLALVSKDWRFLQRMITAPCILFLFYGWPGLFLESARWLIVKRQIEEAQSVLRILAERNRPHGQMLGEEAQEALQDLENTCPLPATSSFSFASLLNYRNIWKNLLILGFTNFIAHAIRHCYQPVGGGGSPSDFYLCSLLASGTAALACVFLGVTVDRFGRRGILLLSMTLTGIASLVLLGLWDCEHPTFPTVWAQQGIPNRDLNEAAITTFSVLGLFSSQAAAILSTLLAAEVIPTTVRGRGLGLIMALGALGGLSGPAQRLHMGHGAFLQHVVLAACALLCILSIMLLPETKRKLLPEVLRDGELCRRPSLLRQPPPTRCDHVPLLATPNPAL from the exons ATGGCCTCGGACCCCATCTTCACGCTGGCGCCCCCGCTGCATTGCCACTACGGGGCCTTCCCCCCGAATGCCTCTGGCTGGGAGCAGCCCCCCAATGCCAGCGGCGTCAGCGTCGCCAGCGCGGCCCTAGCAGCCAGCGCTGCCAGCCGTGTCGCCACCAGTACCGACCCCTCGTGCAGCGGCTTCGCCCCGCCGGACTTCAACCATTGCCTCAAGGATTGGGACTATAATGGCCTTCCCGTGCTCACCACCAATGCCATCGGCCAG TGGGATCTGGTGTGTGACCTGGGCTGGCAGGTGATCCTGGAGCAGATCCTCTTCATCTTGGGCTTTGCCTCCGGCTACCTGTTCCTGGGTTACCCCGCAGACAG GTTTGGCCGTCGTGGGATTGTGTTGCTGACCTTGGGGCTGGTGGGACCCTGTGGAGTAGGAGGGGCTGCTGCAGGCTCCTCCACAGGCGTCATGGCCCTCCGATTCCTCCTGGGTTTTCTGCTTGCCGGTGTTGACCTGGGTGTCTACCTGATGC GCCTGGAGCTGTGCGACCCAACCCAGAGGCTTCGGGTGGCCCTGGCAGGGGagttggtgggggtgggagggcacTTCCTGTTCCTGGGCCTGGCCCTTGTCTCTAAGGATTGGCGATTCCTACAGCGAATGATCACCGCTCCCTGCATCCTCTTCCTGTTTTATGG CTGGCCTGGTTTGTTCCTGGAGTCCGCACGGTGGCTGATAGTGAAGCGGCAGATCGAGGAGGCTCAATCTGTGCTGAGGATCCTGGCTGAACGAAACCGGCCCCATGGGCAGATGCTGGGGGAGGAGGCCCAGGAGGCCCTGCAGG ACCTGGAGAATACCTGCCCTCTCCCTGCAACATCCTCCTTTTCCTTCGCTTCCCTCCTCAACTACCGCAACATCTGGAAAAATCTGCTTATCCTGGGCTTCACCAA CTTCATTGCCCATGCCATTCGCCACTGCTACCAGcctgtgggaggaggaggaagcccATCGGACTTCTACCTGTGCTCTCTGCTGGCCAGCGGCACCGCAGCCCTGGCCTGTGTCTTCCTAGGGGTCACCGTGGACCGATTTGGCCGCCGGGGCATCCTTCTTCTCTCCATGACCCTTACCGGCATTGCTTCCCTGGTCCTGCTGGGCCTGTGGGATTGTGAGCATCCTACCTTTCCCACAGTGTGGGCTCAACAAGGGATCCCCAACAGAG ATCTGAACGAGGCTGCCATCACCACGTTCTCCGTCCTTGGGCTCTTCTCCTCCCAAGCTGCCGCCATCCTCAGCACCCTCCTTGCTGCTGAGGTCATCCCCACCACTGTCCG gGGTCGCGGCCTGGGCCTGATCATGGCTCTAGGGGCGCTTGGGGGGCTGAGCGGCCCGGCCCAGCGCCTCCATATGGGCCATGGAGCCTTCCTGCAGCACGTGGTGCTGGCGGCCTGCGCCCTCCTCTGCATTCTCA
- the SLC22A17 gene encoding solute carrier family 22 member 17 isoform X2: protein MASDPIFTLAPPLHCHYGAFPPNASGWEQPPNASGVSVASAALAASAASRVATSTDPSCSGFAPPDFNHCLKDWDYNGLPVLTTNAIGQWDLVCDLGWQVILEQILFILGFASGYLFLGYPADRFGRRGIVLLTLGLVGPCGVGGAAAGSSTGVMALRFLLGFLLAGVDLGVYLMRLELCDPTQRLRVALAGELVGVGGHFLFLGLALVSKDWRFLQRMITAPCILFLFYGWPGLFLESARWLIVKRQIEEAQSVLRILAERNRPHGQMLGEEAQEALQDLENTCPLPATSSFSFASLLNYRNIWKNLLILGFTNFIAHAIRHCYQPVGGGGSPSDFYLCSLLASGTAALACVFLGVTVDRFGRRGILLLSMTLTGIASLVLLGLWDYLNEAAITTFSVLGLFSSQAAAILSTLLAAEVIPTTVRGRGLGLIMALGALGGLSGPAQRLHMGHGAFLQHVVLAACALLCILSIMLLPETKRKLLPEVLRDGELCRRPSLLRQPPPTRCDHVPLLATPNPAL from the exons ATGGCCTCGGACCCCATCTTCACGCTGGCGCCCCCGCTGCATTGCCACTACGGGGCCTTCCCCCCGAATGCCTCTGGCTGGGAGCAGCCCCCCAATGCCAGCGGCGTCAGCGTCGCCAGCGCGGCCCTAGCAGCCAGCGCTGCCAGCCGTGTCGCCACCAGTACCGACCCCTCGTGCAGCGGCTTCGCCCCGCCGGACTTCAACCATTGCCTCAAGGATTGGGACTATAATGGCCTTCCCGTGCTCACCACCAATGCCATCGGCCAG TGGGATCTGGTGTGTGACCTGGGCTGGCAGGTGATCCTGGAGCAGATCCTCTTCATCTTGGGCTTTGCCTCCGGCTACCTGTTCCTGGGTTACCCCGCAGACAG GTTTGGCCGTCGTGGGATTGTGTTGCTGACCTTGGGGCTGGTGGGACCCTGTGGAGTAGGAGGGGCTGCTGCAGGCTCCTCCACAGGCGTCATGGCCCTCCGATTCCTCCTGGGTTTTCTGCTTGCCGGTGTTGACCTGGGTGTCTACCTGATGC GCCTGGAGCTGTGCGACCCAACCCAGAGGCTTCGGGTGGCCCTGGCAGGGGagttggtgggggtgggagggcacTTCCTGTTCCTGGGCCTGGCCCTTGTCTCTAAGGATTGGCGATTCCTACAGCGAATGATCACCGCTCCCTGCATCCTCTTCCTGTTTTATGG CTGGCCTGGTTTGTTCCTGGAGTCCGCACGGTGGCTGATAGTGAAGCGGCAGATCGAGGAGGCTCAATCTGTGCTGAGGATCCTGGCTGAACGAAACCGGCCCCATGGGCAGATGCTGGGGGAGGAGGCCCAGGAGGCCCTGCAGG ACCTGGAGAATACCTGCCCTCTCCCTGCAACATCCTCCTTTTCCTTCGCTTCCCTCCTCAACTACCGCAACATCTGGAAAAATCTGCTTATCCTGGGCTTCACCAA CTTCATTGCCCATGCCATTCGCCACTGCTACCAGcctgtgggaggaggaggaagcccATCGGACTTCTACCTGTGCTCTCTGCTGGCCAGCGGCACCGCAGCCCTGGCCTGTGTCTTCCTAGGGGTCACCGTGGACCGATTTGGCCGCCGGGGCATCCTTCTTCTCTCCATGACCCTTACCGGCATTGCTTCCCTGGTCCTGCTGGGCCTGTGGGATT ATCTGAACGAGGCTGCCATCACCACGTTCTCCGTCCTTGGGCTCTTCTCCTCCCAAGCTGCCGCCATCCTCAGCACCCTCCTTGCTGCTGAGGTCATCCCCACCACTGTCCG gGGTCGCGGCCTGGGCCTGATCATGGCTCTAGGGGCGCTTGGGGGGCTGAGCGGCCCGGCCCAGCGCCTCCATATGGGCCATGGAGCCTTCCTGCAGCACGTGGTGCTGGCGGCCTGCGCCCTCCTCTGCATTCTCA